In one window of Calypte anna isolate BGI_N300 chromosome 1, bCalAnn1_v1.p, whole genome shotgun sequence DNA:
- the NEDD1 gene encoding protein NEDD1, protein MQESIRFASSGDDVKIWDSSSLTVLEQFNPHAPSHPVSSLCWASNNRYLATASAAGDKIVVSSCKSKAVPLFEIAEGAKQTCVSLNSSSSYIASGGLDKSVNIWDLKSRKVYRTLQDHKDEVTCVTYNWNDSYVASGSLSGEIILHSVTTNLSSTPFGYGSRQPIRYLKYSSFKKSLLGSVSDSGNVTLWDVNSQIPYHNFENAHKAPASEICFSPVNNLLLVTVGFDKRIILYDTSSKKLLTTIVADFPLTSVDFMPDGTTLAVGCSRGKIYQYDLRQLTTPVKTVIAHKGSVKCIRVQFCSTSSKSNPTGSSNKPASKKVEVKAGSNLGGIQNVGIKNVASLAPAAVSSHMTLSNESKGGEVFQEKTGFPRSCSLDVIPSKETDHGKSADLSNLGDLGRSSIGDVFSPVREDIIASKGNEDPQGKGDGVDFQSYLLNLDYLPQLTAALPVKRNPVSSSAQGIQSSPLHALVGSPIKEEGEHLRTEGNKINLGKQESKEILKQLSKSSSSSAESVTLSPPSSSTVVKAPDTNERLVKNIQSHPALDLPVNGTTSISTKITSPVTAGVASSLSEKIVETIGSSRPNAPLTSIQINFIQNMIQETMDDFREACHRDIVNLQVEMIKQFHMQLNEMHALLERYSVNESLVAEIERLREENKRLKTHF, encoded by the exons ATGCAAGAAAGCATACGTTTTGCCTCATCCGGAGATGATGTTAAAATATGGGATTCCTCATCTCTAactgtgctggagcagttcaACCCACATGCACCCTCGCATCCAGTCAGCTCACTCTGTTGGGCCAGCAATA ACAGATACCTGGccactgcttctgctgctggtgaTAAAATAGTTGTTTCGAGCTGTAAAAGCAAGGCTGTTCCACTCTTTGAAATTGCTGAAGGA GCAAAACAGACGTGTGTGAGCTTGAATTCTAGTTCTTCATATATTGCAAGTGGAGGCCTTGATAAAAGTGTTAATATCTGGGATCTGAAATCCAGAAAGGTTTACCGTACCCTTCAG GATCATAAAGATGAAGTCACATGTGTTACGTACAATTGGAATGATTCCTATGTTGCTTCTGGATCTTTGAGTGGTGAAATTATCCTACACAGTGTTACCACCAATCTGTCAAGTACTCCCTTTGGTTATGGAAGCCGTCAG CCTATTCGATACTTGAAGTATTCATCCTTTAAGAAATCCTTGCTGGGCAGTGTTTCTGACAGTGGAAATGTAACTTTGTGGGATGTAAATAGCCAGATCCCATatcataattttgaaaatgctcATAAAGCACCAGCTTCGgaaatctgcttttctccagtcaATAACCTGCTGCTTGTAACTGTAGGTTTTGATAAAAGAATTATTCTCTATGACACTTCAAGTAAAAA ATTACTGACAACAATAGTAGCTGATTTTCCTCTGACATCAGTGGACTTCATGCCTGATGGTACCACTTTGGCTGTAGGATGTTCCCGGGGAAAAATCTACCAGTATGACTTAAGACAACTGACAACACCAGTGAAAACAGTTATTGCTCACAAGGGCTCTGTGAAATGCATACGTGTTCAGTTCTGTAGCACTTCTTCCAAg tctaaCCCTACAGGTTCTTCAAATAAGCCTGCATCTAAAAAAGTAGAAGTCAAAGCTGGTAGTAATCTTGGAGGTATTCAAAATGTTGGCATAAAAAATGTTGCCTctcttgctccagcagcagttTCATCTCATATGACATTGTCAAATGAAAGTAAGGGAGGAGAAgtttttcaggagaaaacag gCTTTCCCCGTAGTTGCAGCTTGGATGTGATTCCATCTAAAGAAACAGATCATGGAAAAAGTGCAGATTTAAGTAATTTGGGTGATTTGGGTCGAAGTAGTATAGGAGATGTGTTTTCTCCTGTCAGAGAAG ATATAATTGCAAGCAAAGGGAATGAAGATCCTCAAGGAAAAGGAGATG GTGTGGATTTTCAGTCCTACCTTTTGAATTTGGATTATCTCCCCCAGCTCACCGCTGCCTTACCAGTAAAAAGAAATCCAGTGAGCAGTAGTGCACAAGGGATACAGTCTAGCCCATTACATGCACTTGTGGGATCTCCAATTAAAGAAGAAGGAGAACATCTAAGGACTGaagggaataaaataaatcttggaAAACAAGAATCAAAAGAAATCTTAAAGCAG CTTTCAAAATCAAGCTCATCAAGTGCAGAATCTGTAACTTTAAGTCCTCCATCATCATCCACTGTTGTAAAGGCTCCTGATACAAATGAGAGACTAGTGAAGAATATTCAGTCCCATCCTGCACTTGATTTACCAGTAAATGGTACTACCTCAATAA GTACGAAGATAACATCACCTGTTACTGCTGGAGTTGCCAGTTCATTGTCAGAAAAAATAGTAGAAACTATTGGGAGTAGCAGGCCAAATGCACCTCTGACATCAATCCAAATAAACTTCATTCAGAATATGATACAAGAAACAATGGATGACTTCAG GGAAGCATGTCATAGAGATATTGTGAATTTGCAAGTGGAGATGATCAAGCAGTTCCATATGCAGTTG AATGAAATGCATGCTTTACTTGAAAGATACTCTGTAAATGAAAGCTTGGTGGCTGAAATTGAGAGGCTGCGAGAGGAGAACAAAAGGCTGAAGACTCACTTCTGA